In Lolium rigidum isolate FL_2022 chromosome 3, APGP_CSIRO_Lrig_0.1, whole genome shotgun sequence, the genomic window acgccatcagtagcatgtcataaatatttgcttgcattgttttattcatagataggtatgacattgtggtatcctcctctgaataattcatttggattgacttggcacatgctcacgcatgcatatgactgaaaaacaaaagtcaattaagcctcgatgatttactttgcttcagagttcttgtatcacttttataccTCCGTTAAttctattttgtcgcaagcatgattatgacggttattgctctcttgattgtcgcttcccagtctattgctagccttcacttgtactgagcgggaatgttgctcgtgcttccaaacccctgaaaaccaagttattccaaagtgtccaccataaatacctatgcatggcatttcaaaccattccaagtaaattttcatgttctacctttaaaacctttaaagtacttctcaatttgtgtcaatgttttatagctcatgaggaagtatgtggtgttttatctttcaaccttgtcatttactcctgacagactttcaccaatggactagtggcacatccgcttatccaataattttgcaaaaagagtcagcaacgggtgcccagccccaattaattaacttttattaataattctcttcacatgttttgccctgatttgtcagtaagcaacttaatttgcaaatagacactcctccatggtatgagaatgttggaaggcacccgaggattcggttagccatggcttgtgttagcaaaggttgggggagtgtcatccataatgaaactaaaatacatgtgtaaacaaaagagaagagggatgatctaccttgctggtagagataacgtccttcatgggagccgctcttaaaagtctggttgacaaggtagttagagtatccactatcattcgttgacaacaacaaacacttctctaaacaattttacttctgttttaaaagtgaaaatctctagcacatgttaatccctgcttccctctgcgaaaggtcaatcttttacttttatgttgagtcaccatcctttctttgagcaccttcttcagAGCATAATTATCATTCTTactgtaatatgcttgtcccagaatatggttaactgcggtataactttgatgcttttatctttgataatctttacttctagtctttccatgaatttcagaggtgcctgggcatttatattttgttgtacaaatacgggcaagcgagataccactttatcatatcttttcatgaacattgcaatcctgccgatagatatgattcatgatgcttattattagtttgttggtatctttttcatgattgacataactattagatgactttatttgcatttatcttattatgaattgcctaagtactcgtccatataatgagaatatttacatcatatgagcaaatgtgttcgtgaaagttcttttatcgcactcgattgttaagctgaattgcttgaggacaagcaataagctaagctggggggagttgatacgtccaaaatgtatctactttcccgaacacttttgctattgttttgcctctaagttgtgtattttggatacaactaacacggactaacgctgttttcagcagaattgccctggtgtcttatttttgtgcagaaaaacaactttcaggaaaatccccggaaataattgcaatgggcctattttcacagaagacttacggagccagaagccgagacggaggggggcgacgaggtgcgcacaccatatggcagcgcggtgggcccctaggccgcgctgccctatggtgacgccgcctcggccagcccccgacgctcccctctggactacttaaagcccttgacctaaaaatgcacgggggttcgaccaatctgccagacgacatccagaactccgccgccatcgaaaaccttatttcgggaccagaaactccgttctggcaccctgccgggacggggaattggaggagatcatcgccatcatcaccaccgacgcctctccatcgaccatccatgaatcccccatccatgtgtgagtaaatcccccgctgtaggctgaaggtgatggtagggattggatgagattgttcatgtaatagacataagattgttagggcatagtgcctagtatccgttgttcgtacttttatgatattgttgcaacttgttatgcttaatgcttgtcactagggccggagtgccatgatttcagatctgaacatgttattgattcatgatgatattcattgttttatgatcttacctgcaagttgtatacacatattgctgtccggaacccaaggccccaaagtgacagaaattgggacaaccagaggggaaggctgtgatatgaggatcacatgtattcatggagtgttaatgctttgctccggtactctattaaaaggagtaccttaattaccagtagtttccctagaggcccggcttccaccggctggtaggacaaaagatgttgtgcaagtttctcattgcgagaacgtacgactatatacggaacacatgcctatggttatttagtacttggatactgttttattattatctgcaaatgccttgtcttgattattacatgagttatcttatccatgcaacgcccgttcatccatccctatgcctatagtattttaatcccgctgtttactataatcactactgctgtctttattacactgcttgcttatatttcactacgctacttgctataaaactgttgctatcgataaattcttgcgagcaagtctgtttccaggtgcagctgaattgacaactccgctgttaaggcttacaaatattctttggctccccttgtgtcgaatcaataaattgggttttacttccctcaaagactgttgcgatcccctatacttgtgggtcctcacatggtatgcaaacatttatcataaacacaaagatattataataatcactttattattgcctcttgggcatatctccaatagtggCAGCGTACCCCGATGCGGCCCGCTGCTATTATTTTGACGTAAACCAAAATCCCCAGACGCGCATTTCAGTTCCCCGAGTCACACATCTATCGCTCCAATCTCTTTGGATGATGGCGGAGTGGTCGACTTCCACGCCGAGACCGCGCCGCGCCTCTGACCCCCGCCGCAACGCGCCTCGCCCTCGCCGGCCTCCGACCGCCAACCGCGTCGCGCCTCCTTGCCGCTGACCATGCCGCGCTACGCCCCTACCCCGGCCCCCACCCGGTAAGAACTGCACGCCCTTCACCTATTCAATGAAATGCTAATACGAGTTGCCGATTGCACAAGATATGCTTGATTGGCTGCGGTGATTACATGGATATACCTGATATTTTACATGCATATAAGTTGTTGATGTTTTGTCCGAATGTTGATTAATTTCCATTTCGACAAATTTCTAGCACTCCGTATGTCctttttttagcaaaggtcatgccaaattttTTGGTGATTTTCTTTTTTGATTACTAATAATTTTCAATTTTGATTAGTGTTAGCTAGCCATGTCGTTTTGCGGAAAACGCAATGACGTTGTCACTGGGTCATCGTTAAGCGGTTTGCGTGGATGCAAAGAAGAAAATGCAGACACGGTCCACACCCTCCGAGAATAACTTAATGTAGTCAAGAAAGAATTGGCGACCCTGAAAGAAAACATGGCCACCATTGTCGAAAGCCAAGCGGAAAATAGGGTCAACGGCAACCTTCCTATCTTGATACAATCGATCGAAGATCGGATTGCCGGAGGTCGATAAGTGCTACATCCCAAGTACCAACGTAATGTGGCGTCTGGTTCTGCCGAGCCTGCAACACATGTGGCATCTGATCCTGCCGCGCCCCATCACATGTGGCGTCAGATCCTGCCAAGCCTGCTTTGAAAAAAAAAGGACGGAAAAGACTTAAGAGAAAGGATTATGTCGCTTTccaaacaaaccgggttgtggacAAGATCTACACACAAGACCGACAATATCATGTGGCGGGTGAACCTATGTTATTGTGGGACAAGTACCTAACGCTACCGGGTGATATGAAGAGTCAGCATGACATCATTCTTAAAGAAGAAAGACGTCTTATTTCCATGGAATCTCCAACATACCCGCCTTTTGTCGTCACGATTCCTAAGGGCTTGGACTTTGTCGATAAACACCCCGTGGACATGTTTTTCCTGAGATTTGAAGACATATTCTTCATGTTTCACATGAATATACTCCACCAAAACTTTGTTCGCCTATTTACGCTTGTTGAGGCCTACCAGGTCAGAAAAGAGCAAGACTTATCCCCGAGCTTGGCGATAGCGTACCCGTACTACCTGTATGAGAGCTACTTGGTCACCCATGAGAACAAACTCAATGCGATGCATTACATCGAAAGTCTCTTGGTGAATAAGGACAAAGAAATGTTTGTCCTTCCTTATTTTCTCGAGTAAGTCACTTGCTAGCGCCACAAGATGCCTTCGTATATATCTCTTTCATTATGTTTGAGTTGAGGATATAATGGTCTGTTTGAATTGTGTTGCACAGAGACCAATATTGCACCCTCATTGATTTGTGGATCCAACACTCGCACGCCGTGTATTTTGACTTGGGGAGTGCGAAACTGAAAAACTACACCAACATCAAGAACGTTCTAGATGATTCTATAAACCGCTACTACTTGAAGGGTAACGGCTTGAAAAGAGAAGTAGTTATCAGAGGTAGGTGTGTATTCGGCCACAAAAAAGAGTTCCCCTGCGTGAAGCAACCAAAAGATAGCACGATGGAGGCACTCTACGCAATCCATCACACACGTGAGTTTGTACGGGATTATCGGCTACTTGTGGAGCCATCTAGTCTCACAACATGGGTCAGGGACTTTGCGAACTATAGCGAGGAAGATTTCAGATTGGAGTTGTATCGCATTCAGCATAAGCTTGGGCAACTCATCTGGAAGGATGTCTGCAGTTCGGAGGAGTTGTTCTACTTTGGGCATGTAAACCCAAGTTAGTGGCATATAGAAGAGCTCTGTCATCTTCAGGGCGACTACCTGGACTTCATGACGTTTGATGGCCTCCGACCGTTCCCTCGTGCATTTTAATTTGTATGATGAACTTGCTTAGGTTTAGTTTTGAATGATCTATAAGTCGTGTGTTGTAAACTGATCTTGCACATTGTTTACGCATTTGACTTGATCTTGTTGGTTGACCTCTTGCCGTGTGTCTTTATATTCAACTACACTTGCCGATGATTATACTCTGGCACCGTCTAATGAAAGAGGGAGCCAATAGGACCTTGTCTATACGTCCATGCATATTGCTTGCACATTTGACTTGGTCTTATTGGTTTACCTATTTTATCGTGTGTCTTTTATATGAGGCTCATCTATTGGTACTTGGCTTCTTTTAAATATTGTGGCACTACGTcgtatattatgtatgaatttgctTTACTGACGTATATTATTTATCTTATGCATAGAGATGTCGTCGTATGTCGTTTACAAGGGCAGAGTTTCCGGAGTCTATGTTGTAACTCTCAAGAACATAGTAACTTAAATTCTTtgcccatgagatcatgttaatcactaaCACCGGAAGATAATTTGagaacatcaaacgccacttcgtaactgggtggttataaaggtggcattgggTACTCTGAAAGTGATAGTTGAagctcatggatcaagagtgaaatttgtccatccaaatgacgaatagatatactctggaccctctcggtgaaatggcATTCAATTagtttgcaagcatgtgactaggtcacaaggtaTGTCATGACACgaaacgagtaaagagtacttatcagtaacgagattgaactaggtatagagataccgatgatcgaatctcggataagtaaaatatcgcgcgacaaagggaattacTAACAATTGcttatggttctttcgatcaaaaattcatcgttgaatatgtaggagccattatggatctccaggtcccactattggttattggtggaGAGGTGTccagatcatgtctgcatagttcgcgaactatacggtgacacacttaaggttcgatgttgtttaagtagatatggaatatgagatggagaccaaatgttgttcggagtctcgtatgggatccaggacatcacgaggaggtccggaatggtccggataataagattcatataaggggagTCATCTTCTGAGGTTCAAAAAAATATCGGTATTTTgatcggagcttctagaaggttctggtgGGCCACCGGTGGACCCACCACCCCAGGAGGGCCACATGGGATGAAGGGGTGCTTCCTAGCCTTAATGGGCTGGGCGCACCATGCCCTAAAAGGCCCAACCAGCCAAACTTGAGGGGCAAGTTTCCTCTCTGTGGGTCGGCCCAAGGAGGTAAAGTAGGGGCCAAGGCAGCTTATGGCTGCACCCTCCCCTATATAAAAAGGGGAGGGGGCAAGGGTGCTGCCCCAACTCCTTCccttgaaaccctagccgccaccctcTCTCCTTCCTTACTCCTGCGCCGGCTTGGCGTAGCCTGCGcaggaattcttctccaccaccacgctgtcgtgctgctggaattctgagaaggatctactacatccaccgCCCGCTGAAACGAGGagaggacgtcttcatcgacaccgtacgtgtgaccgaataCGGAAGTGCTTCCTGCTTGCAGCACTGGAAGGACTTCATCTCGAACTTGAGTTCGGCAAGAGTAGGACTACATCAATCCACGAGATCTTATATGTTAACAATTTGGATCTTTGAGGGTACGTATCTCATCCATCTCGTTGCATAgatctagtagattagatcttggccttttcctagattggatcttggtggtattcgttcttgcggtagaattttttgttttctatgctacaaccCCTACAGATAGTGCGCGTATCTAGCTTCCGCTTCCTCCATAGTGTTGTACTGTGTGTAGATGCAGCTGCGAAAATGGTGTACCTGCCTCCAACATACTTCCTGACTTGATCTGATTGCTatacttactatgggtgtgtgtccatcatatcattttcCTAataatatgatcttgttattaacaacatccaatgttcatgatcaggaaactttggtcatcaattaatcaacaaaGTTAGCTTAAACGAGAAacttactagggactccggtttatttacaaaacacatatgtattaatgtttccaattaatacaattatagcatgggatgtaaacatttatcatgaacactaagatataataataacaacTCAGTTGTTGCCTCTCGGGATATCTCCAACACTATCTAGCTGAAGAGATGAGAGAGATGAGGAGGAATCGGATAAAGACCGTCTTCGTCCTGATGCTGCTCATCGTGACTGCATTTCTCATCTATGTTATCGGTTTAATTTAGATTGCTAATTAACTAGCTTTTGATCCATCTTTGGTTCTGACATTTGAGATCAAATAATGGTTTGGCACTGGTATAATCATATCATCTTATCTTCGATTCAGACATTAAGGTCAAGTAATGGTTTGGTACTGATATAATCATATCATGTGTATGTATTCCGTATCATGTAATCATATCATGTGTATATATTTCGTATCATGTGTGTATGTATTTCGTACTGCATGTGTAGGTATGgtttttcgataaaaggaatatattaatatcaaaagataccaattacatccagcctctgcaacaacgcaacatccTAACGGCAGTACGGAtgaacacagccaaaaaagagaaaagaaaactaagaaacaaaagtcccgctacaacatcccagacctagcaacagcaatacatccaccaccaagacaacacctgaaatacactcttcaaaagcgacgcctccaagaagggaacgatGCACCAGCGTCGTCACCGTCTGACCAAAGATCTTAAGTTTTCactctgaagatagtccccgctttaAACAAtggctccaacaaggtcattgttagacacaaccagttacggctagaccttggattttcaccttaAAAGGTAGGACTATGAACTTCACGTGTGTTGCGGCCTCCACTTTCATACCACCTCTGCAGAGCCCGGAATGCCAAACAAGTCCCTCAACATTACAGAGACTTGAACCTTCCTTAGCTAGTCCTTCAATccgaccttcatgatattcctcatCATGGACCAAAaaatcacttgatgtcaacacagaatatagcttcgcgtcgctccctccagaaccaaacggtcataATAaaagctccctccagaaccaaacggtcataataaaagcatgggtgcgcgcgatcgaataccacccgatccagcaaactctaggCAAAAAATACACTGTTTCATTCGCcgacggagctttccggaactcatcactcctgCCAGATCAAGGTAGACTAGCCGCCAGCAGATCTTCATCTTCGTATGATAGAAACCCGAGGAACGCCACCATCAAAGCTAGACTAGCAACCTCCACGCTGCCAGTCACTCTCGTCGGATCaccagagaagaagaaggcggcgCGGAGCACCAACGATGGCTTGGTCGAAACCATGAATCCTGCATCGAATTGGGTCCAAGAGCCAAATCATGCGTAAATCGCCGCCACCACAGAACCGCCGCCGGAGGCGAAGGCCGCCACGCACCACCCACTTCTCCATGGCGATCGGCGAAGTGCATCGTTGGCTGTGGACACAGCCAACGCAGCCGTGTCGCACCGTCGTGGAAGCCCTCTCCACCCCTTCGTCCTTCGACAGGAGGGGCGCCGCCATCATCACCAGAGACGGCAGCATCGGCGGGGGTGAGGGTCCGCTGGGGGCTGGAGGCGGAGGGGAGGGTAGGGTGCCAGGGCCTCTGCACCAACTAGGAATGCTCACCAGCTAGGAATGCTCACCAGCCATAGgcctcaagataaattgcatgagtatcAGGTCCGTTTGTCAGAATTAAAACTCAGGTGCTAGGTTTGTACACCCCAACCAGTTGAGCTAGGCTGGTAGCTGACAATATGTGTTTTCAACTTTGTGACAAACAGCGGTACCCAGTAACAAAGTAGTCCTAAAATTTCATAAATAAAGTTGTTCGAAAATAGTGCAGCATGAAAAGGGAACTACCAGTCTCTAAGTCCAAAGGCAAAGCGTACACCATTTACAGCTGGAATATTATTGGAGCTGGCAACACTGATACGATCGTAAGAAGGGAACATGGTCAGTGCAGCATCCGTCGCTCAAATGCAGCGCCATCAGACGAGCGCGCGCCTCAGAGCACGTCCGAGAGCACGTTGGCGGCGGCGGACAGCGCAGCGCCGGTGATGGCGCACTGCACGACCTGCTCGTGCGACGCGTTGTCCGAGGTCAGCGCGAGCGCCGCGCCGGTGACGGCGCCCGCCACCGCGCTGTTCTTCCAGTCGTGCGTCCCGCGCACCTCCGTGAGGCCGTAGGTGAGGCCGGAGTGCATCCCCGCCGCGAGCCCTGCACCGAAATTATCTCCAACAGTAACAACGCTTGAAATTTTCAGGAACCAGCAGCGACAGAGTATATGAAtttatcgcaaaaaaaaaagtatatatGAATCACTGTTTGCTTACCCCACTGGAAGGACTCTTTGCTCACGCCTTTCACCTGTGGAAATTAGGAACAGAAAATATCGTAAGGAACAAGTAATGACAGAGGCTACAATTTCGTAGCAAGAAGTGCGATCTGCTGGCTTACCATGGCCTCGGCTGACTTACTGTTGTTCGAACCTCCTTTTGCCGTCACAAGAAAGAAAAGGTTAGAAACAGACTGTGAATCAACTGAACtcagtatatatatatagatcaaaCGACAGATTAATCTCCATGGTAATACAAGCTAGCTGGTGGTGGTGTTACCCTTGAGGTCCGGGAACGTTCGCTTCCTGGTTCCAGTTGCGTCCGACACCGATCCGGTGACCCCAGACTCACCTGCAGAAGCAAGACAGGGAACCAACAACAGAGTGAGCTAGCCTAATCCAGTAATCCTCTACTAGCAGGTAGACTGACCAGCAGCTCTATCTTGAGTGAATCAAAGAGCTAGTTCTATCGGCGTTAGCATCAATGATTTGTCAGTTACCTTCGATGGCCATGAAGTAGGAGTCCCGTGTGACGGCCTGGATCGCGCCGATCTGTCATTGCAGGAGGAAATGTCACACGCTTCGAATCTTCAGTTCATCACAAAGTAACCCGGCCATCACAGGATACAGAATACTGTGCAACGTAGCAGAATGGAGAGCGAGAGAGGCGAGGCGAGGGGTTCATAACTTCATACCCCGGCGGCCTTGACGAAGCTGTCGGCGACGCGGTTGAGGAGGGGGTGGCCGAGGTCGAGCATCCAGTTCTTCTCCAGGCCGCGCACCTCGTCCACGAACTTGCGTGTTTCGCCGgtgttcatcttcctcttctttcctctGCTCTCTGCTGTTAAGCTAGGCTATGGACGAGAGAATTTCACGACCTGCGCGGGGAGAATGATAAGTACGGCAAGAGGCCAAACAAGCGAGTGAACTTTGAAGCACGGGGCAGCAGCGCTCGCTAGGTAACAGATGGACAAGGAGACATGACACGTACGCCAGCGACCTAGACGCGTGCCGGCTCCGGGTTACTCGTGGCACTCTTCTGGAACGTGCTCTGGTGCGCTCGTGATTTACGGGGCCTGCCAAATCCAAAGGTCTGACCTGTTTTCGAGCACTCCGATAGCATCTTTCGATGGTATATTTTCTCTCTTTCAGTATCCCCGATAGCATCTTTTGATGGTATATTTTCTCTCATTCAGTATCCATGACTCGGGAGGGAAAGAGGATGCACGGAGCACTAAAATTAGGCCATTTGCCAGCTAGAGTGATGAAATATAGTCTCCCAGTTTGCAAATTTGGTCAAATTtagtctaaatatggatgtatctaaataTATTTTATTGTGTGTGTTCACACATTCTAGAATAAAAACTGTGTTCCAAATTAAGTGTCATAAATCTTGTTAAATTTAGTCCATTTATGGACATATCTAGACATAATCTACTGTCAGTTCGCGTATTTTGAAAgaaagaaaactgcgacacttaATTTGGAATCGTAACGAGACAAAATTGCACGTCAGTTTATATGCTGTGCACCGAAACGCCTCTGTGTTGGGGTTGTCAGCGAAGAATCACCGAAAATCAGCCACAGCCTTTTTAATTCGATTGCATCTGCCTTACGAAAGAAATACGGAGTAGTTACATGGATCACTCTAATTCTCAAATGAAGCAACAGCTGACCGTCGTCCAGCAAACAAGTTCATAACACATATGGTTCACCTCCCAAAACTAAAAGCCATACAAGATTTCCGGAGTTTATTCCTCTGTTGATGCTAGATGCTGCGCCTTAATTATGGGTTGATCCCAAGCTGAACGCGCCAATCTTCAAGCTGCTTTTTTACTTGTTCTGAACCTGTAGAACCGTAAGATATGAACTTGTTGACGGCATTTTCGACGCCCAAATAGGCGTAGACGTCCCTCTCAAAGACAGGGTGAACTGCTTTCAAGTCATTCATTTCAAGTTCTGTCAGCTGACAGTTCTTCGACACGCATAGAGCTACACACCTCCCGACTATCT contains:
- the LOC124698089 gene encoding outer envelope pore protein 16-2, chloroplastic-like gives rise to the protein MNTGETRKFVDEVRGLEKNWMLDLGHPLLNRVADSFVKAAGIGAIQAVTRDSYFMAIEGESGVTGSVSDATGTRKRTFPDLKGGSNNSKSAEAMVKGVSKESFQWGLAAGMHSGLTYGLTEVRGTHDWKNSAVAGAVTGAALALTSDNASHEQVVQCAITGAALSAAANVLSDVL